One Bremerella cremea genomic window carries:
- a CDS encoding ArsR/SmtB family transcription factor encodes MTEKPQVKPPLNMEALGQAAECLRTLAHPVRIRMVQLLIAGRFTVGEIAEDCGIAENLASEHLRLMQRCGFFTSEREGRRVYYQIAEPHLHDIMNCIEGRFLHQTD; translated from the coding sequence ATGACCGAGAAACCTCAAGTGAAACCGCCCCTCAACATGGAAGCCCTTGGCCAAGCGGCTGAGTGTTTGCGAACGTTGGCCCACCCGGTCCGCATCCGCATGGTGCAGCTGTTAATTGCTGGCCGCTTTACCGTGGGCGAAATTGCGGAGGATTGCGGCATTGCTGAAAACCTGGCCTCGGAACATTTGCGGTTAATGCAACGCTGCGGCTTTTTCACCAGCGAACGCGAAGGCCGACGGGTTTATTACCAGATTGCCGAGCCCCATCTGCACGATATTATGAACTGTATCGAAGGTCGCTTTCTCCATCAAACGGACTAA
- a CDS encoding carboxypeptidase-like regulatory domain-containing protein, with product MSTRILWGNAAVVCLLMTGCIQSNSNPSTSPVTGKVIHQGKAVEGATIQFLPSDPKNKVANAQSDAEGKYVLSTFETGDGAMPGKYKVTVRKLVSVQEGVQKDGENAGEPAYVNKDMLPKKYRSAGSTTLEYTVTADGENTFDIDLPK from the coding sequence ATGAGCACTCGTATTCTCTGGGGCAATGCAGCCGTTGTTTGCCTGCTAATGACGGGATGCATCCAAAGCAATTCCAATCCATCGACATCTCCCGTCACCGGCAAGGTGATTCACCAAGGAAAAGCTGTTGAGGGAGCTACGATTCAGTTCCTTCCTAGCGATCCCAAAAACAAAGTCGCCAATGCCCAATCAGATGCAGAGGGCAAGTACGTGTTATCGACTTTCGAGACTGGCGACGGGGCGATGCCTGGAAAGTACAAAGTCACCGTGCGGAAGCTGGTTTCCGTGCAAGAAGGGGTTCAGAAAGACGGCGAAAATGCCGGCGAGCCTGCCTATGTGAACAAGGATATGCTTCCGAAAAAATACCGCTCGGCAGGCAGTACGACCCTAGAATATACCGTGACGGCCGATGGCGAAAACACGTTTGACATCGACTTGCCTAAGTAA
- a CDS encoding sulfatase-like hydrolase/transferase: protein MGGRPANVVLIVSDDQGYHDLGCFGAKDVHTPHLDRLASEGTRLTSFDVAWNACTPSRASFLTGRYPQRNGTYDMTRNDRVDDGYLYPPEEYVLSPGRTCRASRRLEVAR from the coding sequence TTGGGCGGACGCCCGGCCAATGTGGTGTTGATTGTTTCGGACGATCAAGGATATCACGACTTAGGTTGCTTTGGGGCAAAAGATGTGCATACCCCGCACCTAGATCGCTTGGCCAGCGAAGGGACGCGACTAACGAGCTTTGACGTGGCCTGGAATGCCTGTACGCCGTCGCGGGCTTCGTTTCTAACCGGTCGCTATCCGCAGCGTAACGGTACCTACGACATGACTCGCAACGACCGTGTGGACGACGGTTATCTTTATCCACCAGAAGAGTACGTGTTGTCGCCGGGGCGAACTTGCCGTGCGAGTAGGCGACTGGAAGTGGCTCGATAG
- a CDS encoding DUF1559 domain-containing protein: MYLSPAPPLRRTKGFTLVELLVVIAIIGVLIALLLPAVQQAREAARRMQCSNNLKQLGLALHNHHDTFGYVPPLRTLGGGHHDRHTGFIKILPFVEQNNTYEQIQTDLAAEPWGARTFWQQFSFDGFKCPSSVPPASFNNDQQAWRNYHMCLGDQPNDRDGDMETTRGIFQKGKLNTNGNLQNKLNFASITDGLSNTIAYSERIAMASNGHPNQGAFAQVTLDASSSPSDCTAILNGTWAGQVEDSRWNDGRSPYSGFFTTTPPNSVSCTGDGSGGNIHDGSWALPGASSLHSGGVMVSMGDGSVRFVSETVDTGNQGTSFNFTTSISPYGVWGAMGSRNGGEPVSQ; encoded by the coding sequence ATGTATTTGTCTCCCGCACCCCCACTGCGGAGGACTAAGGGTTTTACGCTTGTAGAGCTTTTAGTTGTCATCGCGATCATTGGCGTCCTCATTGCCCTTTTGCTTCCGGCCGTACAACAGGCTCGTGAAGCAGCACGTCGAATGCAGTGCAGCAACAATCTCAAGCAACTCGGCTTGGCCCTGCACAACCACCACGATACGTTCGGGTACGTCCCACCACTAAGAACCCTTGGGGGTGGTCACCACGATCGTCATACTGGTTTCATCAAAATCCTGCCGTTTGTCGAACAGAACAACACCTACGAACAGATCCAAACCGACTTGGCTGCTGAGCCTTGGGGGGCACGAACCTTTTGGCAGCAGTTTTCGTTTGATGGTTTTAAGTGTCCTTCATCGGTTCCCCCAGCCAGTTTCAACAACGACCAACAGGCCTGGCGGAACTATCACATGTGCCTCGGTGATCAGCCAAACGACCGTGACGGCGACATGGAAACAACCCGTGGTATATTCCAGAAGGGTAAGCTCAACACCAACGGAAATCTCCAGAACAAGCTGAACTTCGCCTCTATCACCGACGGTTTATCGAACACGATCGCTTATTCCGAACGGATTGCAATGGCGTCCAATGGCCATCCGAATCAAGGCGCATTCGCTCAGGTGACTCTTGATGCCAGCAGTTCGCCTTCCGATTGTACGGCCATTCTCAATGGAACTTGGGCAGGGCAAGTCGAAGACTCTCGTTGGAATGACGGTCGTTCGCCTTATTCTGGTTTCTTCACCACAACTCCGCCGAACAGTGTTAGCTGCACAGGAGACGGCAGCGGCGGTAACATTCACGATGGTAGTTGGGCCTTGCCAGGTGCGAGCAGCCTGCACTCTGGTGGTGTTATGGTAAGCATGGGAGATGGTTCGGTTCGTTTCGTTTCCGAGACCGTCGATACCGGTAACCAGGGAACCAGCTTCAACTTCACCACTTCAATTTCTCCGTATGGCGTTTGGGGAGCGATGGGTAGTCGCAATGGCGGCGAACCAGTAAGCCAATAG
- a CDS encoding aldehyde dehydrogenase family protein, producing the protein MLSTSETPVASAKTQKFLAQEHKLLIDGHWVPAAMGKSFEVVNPADGSVLASVAEGGQEDINKAVAAARRAFESGPWHNMTPSERGKLIWKLADLMDQHIEEFAEIESLDNGKPKAVAQAADVPLAIDLFRYMAGWATKIEGTTIPISVPYLSGAEFHSYTLREPVGVVGQIIPWNFPLLMAAWKLGPALATGCTVVLKVAEETPLSAIRLGHLIQEAGFPPGVVNIVTGFGETAGAALSAHPDVDKIAFTGSTEVGKLIVKAAGETNLKKITLELGGKSPNIILPDADLPSAIAGAANAIFFNHGQCCCAGSRLFVHRSQFEQVVEGVAEEAKKIRLGPGMHPESGMGPMVSQIQQDRVCGYLDAGLHEGATAVVGGKKYEGSGYFIEPTVLIDTHPQMKVIQEEIFGPVVAAVPFDDIEEVVATANNSIYGLAAAVWSKDISKAHRIAKRIKAGTVWVNCYNVFDAALPFGGYKQSGWGREMGHEAIQLYTQTKAVTVQLA; encoded by the coding sequence ATGCTATCGACATCGGAAACCCCAGTCGCGAGTGCCAAGACACAGAAGTTTCTCGCCCAAGAACACAAGTTGCTGATTGATGGGCACTGGGTACCGGCAGCAATGGGCAAGTCGTTTGAAGTGGTCAACCCAGCCGATGGCAGCGTGCTTGCCTCGGTGGCCGAAGGAGGCCAGGAAGATATCAATAAAGCCGTCGCCGCCGCACGACGAGCATTTGAAAGCGGCCCCTGGCACAACATGACTCCGTCGGAGCGAGGCAAGCTAATTTGGAAGCTGGCCGACTTGATGGATCAGCATATCGAAGAGTTCGCCGAAATCGAATCGCTGGACAACGGCAAGCCGAAAGCGGTGGCTCAAGCTGCCGATGTTCCTCTGGCGATCGACTTGTTCCGCTACATGGCCGGGTGGGCTACCAAGATCGAAGGAACCACGATTCCGATCTCGGTTCCTTATCTTTCCGGTGCCGAGTTCCATAGTTACACCTTGCGCGAGCCGGTGGGCGTGGTGGGGCAGATCATTCCTTGGAACTTCCCTTTGTTGATGGCCGCGTGGAAGCTGGGGCCAGCCTTAGCTACCGGGTGTACCGTGGTTTTGAAGGTGGCGGAAGAAACCCCGCTTAGTGCGATACGCTTAGGGCATTTGATTCAAGAGGCTGGCTTTCCGCCAGGCGTCGTGAATATTGTCACCGGTTTTGGAGAAACGGCAGGAGCGGCCCTTTCGGCGCATCCTGATGTCGACAAGATCGCGTTCACCGGTTCGACCGAAGTGGGCAAGTTGATCGTCAAAGCGGCCGGCGAAACGAACTTGAAGAAGATCACGTTGGAATTGGGAGGCAAGAGTCCCAACATTATTTTGCCCGATGCCGATCTGCCGTCGGCGATTGCCGGAGCGGCCAACGCGATCTTCTTTAATCATGGCCAGTGCTGCTGTGCCGGTTCGCGGTTGTTTGTCCATCGCAGCCAGTTCGAGCAAGTGGTGGAAGGGGTGGCGGAAGAGGCTAAGAAGATCCGGCTAGGCCCTGGCATGCACCCAGAGTCTGGCATGGGCCCGATGGTTTCACAGATTCAACAAGATCGCGTCTGTGGCTACCTCGACGCTGGCTTGCACGAAGGGGCCACGGCGGTCGTCGGCGGGAAGAAGTACGAAGGATCTGGCTACTTCATTGAGCCGACGGTCTTGATCGACACTCACCCGCAAATGAAGGTGATTCAAGAAGAGATCTTCGGCCCTGTTGTCGCAGCGGTTCCGTTTGACGACATCGAAGAGGTGGTTGCCACGGCCAATAACAGCATCTACGGTCTGGCGGCTGCCGTCTGGTCCAAAGACATCAGCAAAGCCCACCGGATCGCCAAGCGGATAAAAGCTGGCACCGTCTGGGTGAACTGCTACAACGTCTTCGACGCCGCGCTGCCTTTCGGCGGCTACAAGCAATCTGGCTGGGGCCGAGAAATGGGACACGAAGCAATCCAGTTATACACACAAACCAAAGCGGTCACCGTGCAACTGGCATAG
- a CDS encoding rhodanese-like domain-containing protein, which yields MSVTTISPKELHERRQQGHCDLIDVRTPAEYGEVHATEAVNLPLDRLSPKEVMESRNGSADQPLYVICKSGNRAGKACDKFIAAGYQNVVNVEGGTDAWASAGLPVERGKKAISLERQVRITAGFLVLVGALLGMFVHPYFAGISAFVGAGLMFAGITDTCGMGMLLAKMPWNQAGGCSSGSCKA from the coding sequence ATGAGCGTCACAACGATTTCGCCCAAAGAATTGCATGAGCGACGTCAGCAGGGTCATTGCGACCTGATCGACGTTCGCACCCCGGCTGAATATGGAGAAGTTCACGCAACCGAGGCGGTCAATCTGCCGCTCGACCGGTTGTCACCAAAGGAAGTCATGGAATCTCGCAATGGATCGGCGGACCAGCCGCTGTATGTGATTTGCAAGTCTGGCAATCGAGCCGGTAAGGCTTGCGACAAGTTCATTGCCGCTGGCTACCAAAACGTTGTCAACGTCGAAGGGGGCACCGATGCCTGGGCCTCGGCAGGGCTGCCGGTCGAGCGTGGCAAGAAGGCGATCTCGCTAGAACGCCAAGTTCGGATCACCGCTGGCTTTTTAGTCCTGGTCGGTGCTTTGCTGGGAATGTTCGTCCATCCCTACTTCGCTGGCATCTCGGCGTTCGTCGGAGCTGGTTTGATGTTCGCCGGAATCACCGACACCTGCGGCATGGGCATGCTGCTGGCCAAGATGCCCTGGAACCAAGCCGGTGGCTGCTCGTCGGGCAGTTGTAAAGCGTAA